In bacterium, the sequence ATCCCGACAGTATGGCCAGCGTGAAGGCGAATCCGAATCTGGTGCTCGACCTGGCGCAACTTCCGAATACCTGGGGCTACATTCCCAACCACAAATACCCCCCGACAACGAAGCGTCAGCTCCGTCAGGCGATGTGCTGGGCGATCGACCGCGAGACGCTGGCGCGCGACGTGATGAGGGGCCTGGCCGTCCCAGCGAAGGGGACGCATGCCGCAGGCACGCCTGGCTACGATCCGAACATCACAGGCTACGGCTACGATCCCGCAAAATCCAAGCAGTTATTGGCTCAGGCGGGGTTTCCGAAGGGACTTTCGCTCGAAATCTGGATGCCTGCCGGCGGCGCAGGCTCTCCATTCGGTGTCCAGATGAACGAGTTCATCCAGCAGAACTTCAAGGATGTTGGGATCGACGCGAAGTTTGTCCAGCAAGAGTTCCAGACCTTCCAGAACAACATGGCGAACGGCATCCAAAAGGACGTGAACGCGATTCAGGTGGGGTTCAGCGTCGATGAGTTCGTCAATCTACAGCGGATGTTTCGGACCGACCTCCAACCGCCCAATGGGAACACGAATCCGGGCTGGTACAGTAATCAAGCGGTGGATACGTTGTTGAAGAAGGCGGGGCAGACCACCAACGAGGCCCAGCGCAAACGGCTCTATTTTCAAGTGGAACAAACGGTCGTCGACGATGCGGCCTGGATTTTCGTCGTCAATCAGAAGGCGGCTCGCGCCTGGAGCAAGAGAGTGAAAGGCTTCGCGAACCCGAACTCATACATGTTCACGTTTCGGACTGTGTCTCTCGCCTAACATGCCTCGCTTCGTCGTCGCGCGGGTTCTCGCGACGATTCCGGTGCTGGTCGGTGTGTCGCTCGTGGTGTTCCTCACGATGAAGATGATCCCCGGCGATGCCGCCGAGGTGCTCGCAGGACCTCAGGCCACGCGGGAGCAGGTCGAGTTGATTCGCCAGAGCCTTGGGTTGAACCGCCCGCTCTATGTCCAGTATGTCAGTTGGCTGAGCCGGGCGGGGCGAGGAGACCTCGGGCGGTCGATTCAGTTGGACGCGCCGGTCACCGAGATGGTACTCGATCGGCTCAAGAACACGCTGGTGCTCGCGCTCGCCAGTGCGCTGCTGGCGGTCGCGATCGGCGTCCCAGTGGGCATCCTCTCAGCGATGCGCCAATCCTCGATCGTAGATCGCGCGTCCGTGGTGCTGGCCATGTTCGGCAACAGTATGCCGACGTTCTGGTTGGGATTGGTGTTGATCCTGATCTTCTCGCTGCAATTTCGACTGTTCCCGTCCAACGGCATGTTCTCACTACGCGGTCCCGCCGGCATTCCCGACCTGTTGTGGCATCTGACCCTCCCCGCGTTCACCCTCTGCGGCGTGCCGGCCGCGGTGCTGACCCGGCTGACACGTTCGAGCGTGGTCGACGCGTTGAACGACGACCACATCCGGACGGCGCGCGCCAAGGGCCTCACCGAGGTACGGGTTATCGTTCACCACGCTCTGCGCAATGCGCTGTTGCCGGTCGTGACGCTCCTCGGGATCCAGGTGGGCTACCTTCTCGGTGGATCGATCCTGGTCGAAACGGTCTTCTCGTGGCCGGGTCTCGGGTTGCAACTCTACGATGCGATCGGCGCGCGCGATCTGCCGCTGGTACAGGGCGGGGTGTTGCTCGTAGCCACGGTGTTCGTCTTCATCAATCTCTTCGTGGACGTGTTCTATGCCGTGCTCGATCCGCGGATTCGATACGCCGCGTGAGCGTGAACGTTAGTCGCGAGTATGTCTGCTACCGTTGGCGCGACGAAACTGGTGAGGAGTGCTCGTGGGTTCAGCGCGCTCGTGGGGAAGCGGCTGCGCTGGGATCCGGTGCTGCTCGCGGCGCTCGGGGTTCTTCTGCTGGTCGCCGTCGGCACGGTGATGGCGCCGCGACTCTCGCCGTATGACCCGACCCGCGTGGATCCTCGGATTCGTCTGTCGCCGCCGGGGACCGTCGGGCACCTGCTGGGGACCGATCAGTTGGGGCGTGACGTTCTCAGCCGCGCGATGTGGGGCGGTCGGATCTCACTGATCGTCGGCATCGTTCCGGTCGTACTGTCAGCGCTGGTCGGAAGCGGCGTGGGGTTGATTTCCGGCTACTATGGCGGTCTCCTCGACCATGCGGTCACCCGATCGCTCGACGTGCTGTTCGCTTTTCCAGCCATTCTGCTCGCCCTCGCGATCGTGTCGGCACTCGGGCCGTCGATTTACAATGCAATGCTGGCGATCACCATCGTCGCGATTCCCAGTTTCGCGCGCCTGGTGCGGTCGTCGACGCTCGGCGTCCGAGAACGCTCGTTTATCGAGGCGGCGAGGTCGTTGGGCGCTGGCAATCAACGCATCATCGTGCAGCACATCCTTCCCCATACCGTGTCGCCGGTGATCGTCTACGCCACATTTGAAACCGGCAAGACGATTATCTTCGCAGCGGCGCTCAGTTTCCTGGGCCTTGGCGTGCAGCCGCCCACAGCGGAGTGGGGAGCCATGCTCAGTGAGGGCCGGACGGTGCTGGCAACCGCCTGGTATGTCGCGACCGTACCTGGTATCATGATATTTCTGGTCAGCCTGAGCATCAACATCCTGGGAGACGGGCTGCGCGATGTGCTCGACCCGCACCAAGCTCGGTAAAGAGACCTCGGACGGGACTTCGAAGAGATGACGATTTCGCTTGGGCTGGCCGGTCGTCACCCCGGACGCGGGCGCGAGCCTAGCCGGTTGCGTCCGTTGGCAGAAGAACAGGCCTCGGGTAGGCTGGAGCCATGAGCGATGAGAGGGCCAAACGGCGGTCTCGGACCACCTTTGATCGTCTCGCCGCGAACTACGAGAATACTCTCGCCGGTTGGCACTCCCGCCGAATGAAAGAGGCCGCGCTCCAGCGTCTTGGCAGCCGAGTCCACGGCCCGCTCCTCGATATCGGATGTGGCCCCGGTCTCCTCCTTCAGACCCTCGCCGAGCGAGATCCCGCGATGTTTCTTGCGGGGCTCGATATCTCGCCCGAGATGATCCGCATCGCCAAAGAGGGCCTCGGACCCCGGGCCGACCTCAGAGTCGGGGACGCCGAGACGTTGCCCTGGGAAGGCGCCCGGTTCGACTGCTTGGTGTGTGTCGACTCTTTTCATCATTACCCGCACCCGCAGGCGGCACTCGCCGAGATGCACCGGGTGCTCAGGAGTGGCGGGCGCCTCGTTGTCGCAGATCCGACAGCGCCGCCGATCATCCGGCAGTTGGCGAACATCGTCAACCCCCTTCTTGGCATGGGAGATGTGCGCATGTACGGACCGCGTGAGATGAAGCGCATGCTTGAGGCGCAGGGGTTTGAGCAGGTGGAGTGGTCGACCGTTGGCATCTGGGGGTTTGTCGCGACTGCAGTGGCCGGTTAACACGGCCGCGTGTGTCAATCGAGGGGACTCGATAAGGGGCACTGCTCGTATTGCGCGACCGACCGCGCGGCGGCAACTCATCAAATATCGCCCGCCTTGACAGCGCCAGGGCCGTGTCACCGTGGCCGTTTTGAGCGGGGCCGCCCCAGAAGCCCGCCACCCCATCCGCTGGCACGACCATTGTAAACAAATTGTATCTTACGGGGAACAACAAGGATCGCGTCGGTGGTCGGTGCTACAATGAACTCCCATGATCCGATTGCTGATCGAACTTCTGAACGGACGGCATCACAATGAAGCGCTGCGTCACGGGCGAAGAACTCAAGGCATTGGCTCGGCGTCGTCCTTCTCATTCAATACAGCAGTGAAGGCCGAGTTCCAAGGGATCGCACGTCACCTCCGGTGGCATCGGAGTTGTCTTTATCCTCGCTGCCGACGTTCGCCCTCGGCATGCGGCGTCCGCATGAGCGTCAACGGGCGATGAATCGCACAGTGGTCGCGACGGCCAGGGCCGTGTTGCCGAACGCGATGTTCGCATCCGCGCGGCTCGTGCGGCGGTATACGCGGCAAGCTGGAAGGCTACCGAATCTCGTGACGCCCAAGACCTTCAACGAAAAAATGCTCCACCGTCTCTTGTTTGACCGCCGGCCGATCCTGACGATGCTCGCGGACAAGTATGCCGTTCGCGAGTACGTCAAGGAGCGCGTCGGCGCGCACGTGCTGACCGAACTCTACTGGACGACCACGGACCCGTCGGACATTCCGTTCGAGATACTGCCGCAGAAGTTTGTCGTGAAACCGACACACGGATCCGGTTGGGTTCGACTCGTCGCGGATAAAACGAGTGTGGACCGAGCAGGGCTCATCGAGACGTGCGCCGACTGGCTCCGGCAGAACTACTACGACGTCGCGGCTGAGTGGGTCTACAAGAACATTGAACCGCGAATCATGATCGAAGAATTCATCGGCGGCGGCACCAGCGCCCCCGCCGACTACAAACTGTTCGTCTTTGACGGTCGCGCCGAGCTCATTGCGATTCACGTCGGCAGATTCGGGGACCATCGGAGCAACGTGTATGGACGGTCCTGGAACCAGCTGGATGTGCGGTTCTCGTTCCCGAACCTCGAGCAGGAGGTGGATCCTCCGAAACACCTCGGCGAGATGATCGCATACGCTGAAGCCTTGGGTCGCGGACTCGACTTCGTCAGGGTCGACCTGTACGACACTGACGAGCAAGTGTACTTTGGCGAAATGACCATCACGGCCGGCGGTGCCGTGGACAGCTTCGACCCGGTTGCGTTCGACCGGCAGCTCGGCGACATGTGGCACCTGGCTTCAGGCCGCCGTGAGGAAAACGGACGGAGGCGCTGACAAGTTCGCGCCACCGGAAGACCACCAACAATTCCGACGCGACCGATCCGTTGCCGGAGCGTTGAGGGTTGGTCGAGTGAATCACCGGCGGGTCTTCTCCGCCGACCGGCGAGTCTAGGATCGCCCGCCCGCTCCGGACAACTCTCAGATGTGTGCCTTCGGGCGCTGGTCCCGGCCGGCGGTACTCCCGGAATCCCGCTCAGGGGCTACCAGACGCGCCGTCCGACGGCGTTCAACTGCATGTTTCCGACCAGATTGACGAGCACAGGCCCGTAGACGAGCAAGATCAGGGCGACCGCGAACCCCAGCCACAACCGCCAGTTGTCGAGCCACGCGGGAACCGGAGCGGGCCGGTACGGCTCCGCCAGCGGCATCTCGACGGGCTTCATCCCTGCGGCTGGGCTGGCGTCTACCTCGTGATGCTCGGCCGGGGGACGACCCAATGATGCACCTCGACCCCTACGAGAAGCGTTGGTTGGTCGCGACGGGCGTCATGCTGGTCGTGTTCGCGTTCGAGAGGCCCCGCGGCTGGCGGCTTCCCGGGCGATAAGTTGCGCGTCGCGCAAGACCAGGCCGGCGTCCGGCGACGCGGTCCTGTACTCTGCGCGGACGATGCCGCGCTCGTCGACCACGATCGTCGCGGGGTCGAATACAATGCCGCCCGGGCCAGGCCCGTAGTACACGCCGAACCCGCCGCCGACCACGTCTTTGAGCCGCGTCGCGTCTCCGGTCGCCAGCCGCCACCAGCGAGGGTCGGCCCCCATCGAAGCGCTCCGCTCGGCGAGTTGCCTCGGGCGGCCTTGACCATCAAGCATGACGGTCACGAGGCGCACCGGCACGCCGAGCGGCTTCGCGGCGAGTCGTTGCTGCAACTGTTGAAACGCCTGGTGGCCGTCGTCGCACGGACGCGCACATTGCAGGGCGGAGAATTGAAAGATGAGGATCGTCCCGGCAAGCCGCGCCAGCACGATCGGCGCGCCCGCGGCATCCGCGAGCGCCACTGGCGGGGCCGGCCTGAGCAGGGGAAGCACCTGCACGGGCCGGAACAGCGCGAACGCGAGCGTCGTGCAGACGAGCAGGGCGACCAACGCCGCCCACACGCGGAGACCGGGGATGGACCCGGGCGTGCGGGGTCCGGGGTCACCGCGGGTCCCCGCCGCGGGTACGGCCAACTCGGGAGTGCCGTTCGCGATCAGCGTGGATGCTGACGGTGCCGTTGGCTTCTCCCCCGGTGCGCGGATGGAGCGCAAGGTACACCGACGCACGCAAGCCAGCGTCCCCGAGCATAGCGCGCAGGTCGGGTCCGCATGTTGGCCGCGTGCGGTCGCGTTGTACGTTAGGCGCCTTTGGTCATTATCCTGCCGCGCCACGGGGACCCGACGTGAAATCATCGCAGAGATCGGCGCGGTCCCGCCCGCGGAATGTATGCGATTGGTGATCCACCACTATTGGGAGAGCTCGACGACCGCCTTGCAGAAACCCGCCACCTTCGTTTCGAGCGCGGAGAAGGCGGCGTCGACCTCGTCGAGGCTGAACCGGTGGCTGATCAGCGCTCCCACGTCGATCTGGCCGGCCGCCATCAAGCGCAGGCCTCTTCGCACGCACTCCATTTTCACATCGACCCGGCGATCGTGGGCGTTCAGGACGTCGAGCGCCTTCCAGTTCCACAGCTGCATGTCCACCTCTCGCCGGCCGCCTCCCTCGTTGTGATAGCCGAGAATGGAGAGCTGGCCGTGCTCCCGCACCAGTTCCCCGGCCAGAGTCAGCCCAGGCTGGGTGCCGGATGCCTCGATGGCGACGTCGACCCCCCATCCGGGCTCCATGGTCGACCGCTGACGGACGCGCAGCCGGTCCGGGAGCTGGTCAGGCGTGAACACCTCATGCGCGCCCAGGCGCTGTGCCATGGTAAGCGCGTCGCGGCGCACGTCGATCGCCACAATGCGGCTTGGCCCGCGGAGACGGATCGCCTGCAGCATGAGCAGACCCATGAACCCGAGGCCCACGATGGCGACCGTGTCCCCCAACTCGACCCGCGTGCGGGCGGCGGCGCTGACGATGCACGCCAGCGGCTCCCCCAGCGCATCGCGGACGTTGAGCCCGGGGGGAATCGACGCCACCCGGTCGTCGCTCGCGGTCGCGTACTCAGAGAACCCGGGCTTGAGCAGGCCGGTGACGGCGGTGCCGGGAGCCACGGTCGTGACCGCCGATCCGACCTCGACGATCTCACCCGAGACCTCGTGCCCGAGCTCGCTTCGACCGTCGCCGGGTCCGGCCTTCCACTGCGGCAGCTCGGACGCGCACACTCCGCAGATGGCGACCCGGACCCGGACTTCCCGCGGCCCCAGACGGCGCAGCGTCCCTTCTTCCACGGCGAAGCGGCGGGGTCCGACCAGCACCGCCTGTCGCTGGCGATCTCCGCGACCGCTGTTCATCCCCGCATTCCTCCCCGGCAACCGCCCGTCCGGAATCCGCTACCCCTTGACCGATCCGACGATCGCGCCCTGCACCATGTAGCGCTGCGCGAACGTCACGAAGATAAACGCGGGAATCAGGGCCAGGGCGCTCGCCGCAAACAGCGGTCCCCAGTTCGTCTGGTATTCCTGCACGAAGACGAAGACCCCGACCGGGATCGTCTCAGCATGCGGGTTCCGGAGGAAGACGGAGGCGACCAGAAACTCATTCCAGGACAGCAGGAAGGAGAAGATCGCGATCGCCGCCAGCCCCGGACCGGACAAAGGCAGCACGATACGCCAGAACCCTGCGAAGCGCGAGGACCCGTCCACCCACGCCGCCTCTTCCAACTCCCGCGGAATCCCGTCGAAGAACCCTTTCGCCATCCAAATCCCGTACGGCAGGACCCCTGCGACGTAGAGCGGGACGACCGAGAGCGACGAGTTGATCAGGTGGAGATACCGGAACAGAATGAACAGCGGGATCAGCTCGAGGATGATCGGAAACATCTGGAGCATCAGCACGGAACGCGCATACCCCACCGCGAACGCGTTCCAGGTCCGCGACAGGCTGTAGCCAGCGAGCATCGCGACTGCGACGCTGACGGCAGTCACCAGCACCGTCACCGTCACGCTCGTCCGGACGAAGCTCGCGAAGTCGGTCTGCGTGCCGAGGATGCCGTAGTTCTCGACCGTCCAGTGAATCGGGAACAGCGAGTTGGTCGAGAGAAACTCCGCGGTCGACTTCAACGAGTTCACGATGACGACCAGTACCGGGATGTTCGCCCCCAGCGCGAGCGCGCAGAGCACGCCCAGGCGCAGCCCCGGCGAGCGCCGCCGGCGCCGGCCGGGCGGCCGCAGAGCGAGCGCCGACGGGATCGACGCGACGCTCACAGCGCACCGGGCCGGGTGGCCGCGCCGGGTCCGACCGCCACGACCGCCTGATCGGGGCGGGAGCGCAGCAGCAGGACGGCGAGCGCCATCAGCACCACGAGGCTGACGATCGCCGCGGCGGACCCCAACCCCACGTTCTGGACGATGAAGGTGTACTTGTACGAGAGCACCATCAGGTTCTCCGTTGCGAACCCGGGTCCGCCCTGCGTGAGCAACCAGATCGTCTCGAAGTCGTGGATCGAGAAGATCGCCATCATGATCCACATCACGATCGACAGCGTCGCAATGTGCGGCCACGCGATGTGTTTGAACCACGCGGTCTTCCCCGCACCGTCCACCGCCGCCGCTTCCCCCAGGTTGGGGTCGATAGTCTGCAACGCCGCGAGACAGGAGACCATCATGAACGGGTACGATCGCCACACCTTGACGAGGGTCACCGTAAACGTCGCCCACGCCGGCGTGGCGAAGAACGGGATCGGCTGGAATCCGAGGTGTTGGAGCAGCGCGTCCACCGGGCCGTTCTGCGGCTCCAGCAGCCAGCGGAAGCTCTGGGTGCTCACGATCGACGGGATGATCCACGGGATGAGCAGCGCTCCCCGGAGCACGCCCCGTCCGGCGATCTCCGCGTTCAGCAGCAGCGCGAGCCCGAGGCCGATCAGGTAGCTGCCGGCGACCGTCCCGATCGTGAACACGGCAGTGAAGACGACCGCGTTCTGGAACTCGGGGTCTTGCAGGAGTTGTGAATAGTTGTCCAGCCCGACGAACCCACCGAGCGCCAACAGCGATCCGCCCCGGAAACTGTACGCGAGACCTTGGACGAACGGATACCCCATGATCAGCGCGAACACCAGCAACGATGGCGCCAGGAAGGCATACGAGAGCCGTTCGCTCCGGCTGAATCGGGGGGCCCTGGTGAGGACCCCCCGCCGCCGCGCGCGCCCCGATGCGTCCGTCGAGACGTCTCTTGCCACGATCGCAGGAACCCCGCGACTCAGGCGGTGCGCTTCATGATCGTCTCGATGCTTCTCTGGGCGGTCTGCAACGCCTGCTTGGGATCTTTCCCGGAGAGCAGGTCGTTGACGAGGACCGCGAGCTCGCCCTCTCCCTCCACTGAGTTCAACTGGGGGAACAGCGTCGGGTAGTGCGTTCCCATCGTCCGGCCGATCGGAAGCCACTCCGTGATGAGCCGCTTGGAGATGTCGCTGTTGAAGTACGCGTTTGCCCCTACCGACTTCCGCACCGGAAGCTGTTGCGCGTGCCCCTGCCAGAACAGCGGGCCGTTGTTGACCGCCCACCACTTGATCCAGGCCTTTCCGCCTGCGGGACTCTTGCTCTTGCTGAACGAGAAACAGTTGTTGACCCAGTAGAGCGTGCCTTTGTCTCCGTGCGGTCCCGCGGTCGGATCGAGCAGATCGAGCTTGCCCGCCAGATTGGGCAGTGTCGCCGGAAGCGCTGGTTGGTTGATATAGATGACCGCCTGCCCCTCGGCGAAGGCTTTCGTCGCGTCGTCCTTGCTCATGCCGGGGCTGTTCGGGCTGATGTATTTCTGCTTCACCATCTCCGAGATGAACGTGGCCGCCTCCAGATTGCGCTCGCTGATCACCGCGACGTTCCGCTGCTTGTCGAACAAACCGCCGCCGTTGTTGAACACAAACGCCATCATCTGCTGCCAGCCGAACTGGCCGGACGCGAATGCGTACAGGTAGATGTTCTGTTTCTTGAGCGCCGCGCCGAGGCGCATGAGATCGTCCCACGTCTTTGGCGCCTTGAGACCGTTCTTATCAAGGATGTCCTTCCGGTAGTACGGGACGCGGATGTCGTAGCCGCTCGGCAGGCAGACGTAGTGGCCGTTGAACTTCATCAGGTCCAGCACGCCCGGGACGAAGTCGTTGATCTTGCCCTCGGCCTTCAGCTCGGCCACGACGTCATCGAGGATCGACGTCTGGCCGATCGCATTGTACTGCCAGGGCATGTACGCGGTCCCCGCGACCGCGTCCGGTTGCGTGCCGGACGCGATCGCCGTGCCAAGCTTTTCGTACCAGGTGTTGCTGCCGCCGCTTGGGATCGCGTTCCAATTGACTTTGTACTGGCTCTGCGATGCGTTGAACTGGCTCACGAGTGACTGGTCGGTGCTGGCGTACTCGGGCCCGCCGCGAACCGAGATCCACCATTCGACGTCCGCGGGGGCGCCGTAGGCGGGGGTGCCGCTTGATCGGGAGCCTCCTTGCAACACGCTCAGGCCGAACGTGCTCAACCCTGCAAGCCCGATGCCGGTGCTGGTCAAGAACTTCCGTCTCGTCACGCCGCGATCTCTCATGTGGCCCCCTCCAATAGTCGTCGTCGTGGACGTGTCCTCAGGCCTGTCATGGAACGCGTGCACCTTGCGTCCGTGTTCCCTATCCGGTGAGCACCTGGAGTGACGAGCGGCCTGCGGCCTCAAGGGGGCTGAGCGCTCCCTCCACCGCAAGCAGGCTCGCACCGAGAATGCCGGCGCGGCCGTCGAGCTCGCTCGTGACGATGGGAAGACTCCTCGTGGCGAGCGGCATGGATCGATGGTACACGGCGCTGCGCAGCTCGCCGAGAAAACCGGGTCCCCAGTGGAGCACTCCCCCCCCGACGACGATCAACGCGGGGTTGAGCGCGCTGACCAGCCCGGCCACCGTCTCTCCGACCAGCCGCCCTGAGGTGCGGAGGGTGCTCATCGCCCACCGGTCGCCGCAGGCGACCGCTTCGCTCATCAACAGCCCATCGATGTCCTTGCCGGCCGCCACGGCGTCCGCCAGGAACGGCGACCGGCCGTCTCGCGCGGCCGCCTTCGCCTGTTCGAGCATGGGGCGGGCGCCGGCGAGGGCACCCAGGCAGCCGACGTTGCCGCAGGGACACGTCGGTCCATCGGGATCGACGCAGATGTGTCCGATGTCGCCCGCCGCCCCGTTGGCGCCGCGGTAGAGCTGACCGTTGATGATCAGGCCGGCCCCGATGCCGGTCCCGACCTTGACGAAGAGGAGGTCGTCGACGCCCTTGCCCACGCCGTACCGGTGCTCGGCGAGCGCCATCAGGTTGACCTCGTTGTCCACGAACACGGGCGCCGCGTATTCCCCGGCGAACCAGTTTCGGATCGGTGAGCGGTGCCATCCCGGCATGAGCGCCGGCGCGATCGGAAGATCGGACGCGTGCTCGACCGGACCGGGCACGGCGATCCCGATCGCCATGACCTCGTCGGCGGACACCGGCTGGGCCGCAAGCAGCTCGGCGAGGCGTTGCTTGACCACCCCGAGGATGGCGTCCGGCCCGTCCCTGATGTCCGCCGGTTCACCGCGATGCGCAATGACCTCGCTGCCCAACGTGGTCAGCGCCGTATCGATCGAGGTGGCGCCCAACTCCACGGCCGCGATCACCCCGGCCGAGCGCGGGATCGTAATGAGCGAGGACGGCCGGCCGCCGACCGGGTCCGCCAGCCCCTCCTCAACGAGCAGCCCCGCCGAGATGAGCTGCCCCACTTCGTGCGACACTTTGCCGCGGCTTACGCCGAGCGCCTCGACGAGCTGGCCGCGCGTGACCGTGCCCTCCGCTCGGACGTGCCGGAGGATCGCGCCTTGGACCTCACTCTTGACCAACGGCCATCGCGACGTCATGGGAGGCTCCCGCCGTGTCAAAACCCACCCCGCGGGTACGGACAGAGCGAGTCGCAGCCCGCGGCCGTCACCACCACGTTCTCCTCCATTCGCACCCCGCCCCACCCCTCGATGTAGACGGCGGGCTCGACGGCGAGCACCATGCCCTCCTCGAGCACGTCCTCGCTCGCCGGATGCAGGGTCGGACACGGGTCGTGAAACTGGAGCCCGGTGCCGTGCCCCAGCTGGTGCGGAAACTTGTCGCCGAAGCCGTGGCCGGCGAGGCTTTTGCGCGCGAGTGCGTCAAGGTCTCGCGCCTTGACCCCGGGCTTCGCGGCGGCGATGACCGCGTCGATCGCGGCCCGGACCGCCTTGAAGATCGTCTTCGTGCGCGCGTCGGGCTCCCCCACCATGAAGGTCCGCGTCAGGTCGCTGAAGTACCCGTCCGCCACCGTGTTGAGCTCGACCAGAACCGGCTCGCCTTCCTTGAGCGTCTTCGCGGTCGACATGCAGAACGGCCGCCACGAGTTGGCGGCGTTCGGCCCGGACATCACGAAGCAGAACCCCCGCGCCCGCTCGGTCCCCTTGTATCCGACGCCGGCGCCGTAGATCCGGGCTTCGACATCCCCCGCGATGGCCGCCTCCGCGACGCCCGCGCGAACCGACGCGGCGGCCACCTCGTAGCCGAACCCGGCGATTTCGTTGGCGCGGCGGAGCTGGTCGATCTCGATCGCCGACTTGATCGCGCGAGCCCGCAGCAGCACGGGGGTCGCGTCGCACAGGGTGGCTCCCGGGATGCTCTCCCGCAGCATGCGCAGCGTCGTCTCGGCGAACACGCGCGCCTCACCGGCAACGTTGTTCGCCGCCACGAGCTCGAAGCTGCCCTCGTACCCGATGCGACCGGTGGTCAAGCCCTTGTCGGTGGCCACCTTCTCCAGCACCGGCTTCGTGTCACGGTTTGGATTCGCGGTCGCCGCCATGTTGACAAAGCGGTACGATCGAACGTCTTCGACCCAACCCCGCTTCACATAGTCGAGCTCGGAGAACGGCGGGATCAGCGTCACCTCGCCCTCTCTGGTCAGGATCGCCGTGGACGCGCCGATCACCGGCCAGTATCCCGTGAGGTACAGCACGTTTTCTGGAAGCCGGCAGACGAGCCCGTCCAGACCGGCCCGTTTCATGCCGTCGACGAGCCGGCCCAACCGCTCCCGGTCCATTGGGCTAGGCATAGACGGCCTGACCCGGTCCACCTGCCCACTCGATTTTGATGCCTTGAGCCTCCGCCAGCCCCCGCAGGTAATGCACCGCCGCCAACGTCTCGTTCACGAACGCGTCGG encodes:
- a CDS encoding sugar ABC transporter permease, giving the protein MARDVSTDASGRARRRGVLTRAPRFSRSERLSYAFLAPSLLVFALIMGYPFVQGLAYSFRGGSLLALGGFVGLDNYSQLLQDPEFQNAVVFTAVFTIGTVAGSYLIGLGLALLLNAEIAGRGVLRGALLIPWIIPSIVSTQSFRWLLEPQNGPVDALLQHLGFQPIPFFATPAWATFTVTLVKVWRSYPFMMVSCLAALQTIDPNLGEAAAVDGAGKTAWFKHIAWPHIATLSIVMWIMMAIFSIHDFETIWLLTQGGPGFATENLMVLSYKYTFIVQNVGLGSAAAIVSLVVLMALAVLLLRSRPDQAVVAVGPGAATRPGAL
- a CDS encoding ABC transporter substrate-binding protein, producing the protein MRDRGVTRRKFLTSTGIGLAGLSTFGLSVLQGGSRSSGTPAYGAPADVEWWISVRGGPEYASTDQSLVSQFNASQSQYKVNWNAIPSGGSNTWYEKLGTAIASGTQPDAVAGTAYMPWQYNAIGQTSILDDVVAELKAEGKINDFVPGVLDLMKFNGHYVCLPSGYDIRVPYYRKDILDKNGLKAPKTWDDLMRLGAALKKQNIYLYAFASGQFGWQQMMAFVFNNGGGLFDKQRNVAVISERNLEAATFISEMVKQKYISPNSPGMSKDDATKAFAEGQAVIYINQPALPATLPNLAGKLDLLDPTAGPHGDKGTLYWVNNCFSFSKSKSPAGGKAWIKWWAVNNGPLFWQGHAQQLPVRKSVGANAYFNSDISKRLITEWLPIGRTMGTHYPTLFPQLNSVEGEGELAVLVNDLLSGKDPKQALQTAQRSIETIMKRTA
- a CDS encoding ROK family transcriptional regulator, whose amino-acid sequence is MTSRWPLVKSEVQGAILRHVRAEGTVTRGQLVEALGVSRGKVSHEVGQLISAGLLVEEGLADPVGGRPSSLITIPRSAGVIAAVELGATSIDTALTTLGSEVIAHRGEPADIRDGPDAILGVVKQRLAELLAAQPVSADEVMAIGIAVPGPVEHASDLPIAPALMPGWHRSPIRNWFAGEYAAPVFVDNEVNLMALAEHRYGVGKGVDDLLFVKVGTGIGAGLIINGQLYRGANGAAGDIGHICVDPDGPTCPCGNVGCLGALAGARPMLEQAKAAARDGRSPFLADAVAAGKDIDGLLMSEAVACGDRWAMSTLRTSGRLVGETVAGLVSALNPALIVVGGGVLHWGPGFLGELRSAVYHRSMPLATRSLPIVTSELDGRAGILGASLLAVEGALSPLEAAGRSSLQVLTG
- a CDS encoding Xaa-Pro peptidase family protein encodes the protein MPSPMDRERLGRLVDGMKRAGLDGLVCRLPENVLYLTGYWPVIGASTAILTREGEVTLIPPFSELDYVKRGWVEDVRSYRFVNMAATANPNRDTKPVLEKVATDKGLTTGRIGYEGSFELVAANNVAGEARVFAETTLRMLRESIPGATLCDATPVLLRARAIKSAIEIDQLRRANEIAGFGYEVAAASVRAGVAEAAIAGDVEARIYGAGVGYKGTERARGFCFVMSGPNAANSWRPFCMSTAKTLKEGEPVLVELNTVADGYFSDLTRTFMVGEPDARTKTIFKAVRAAIDAVIAAAKPGVKARDLDALARKSLAGHGFGDKFPHQLGHGTGLQFHDPCPTLHPASEDVLEEGMVLAVEPAVYIEGWGGVRMEENVVVTAAGCDSLCPYPRGGF